A stretch of Prionailurus bengalensis isolate Pbe53 chromosome E4, Fcat_Pben_1.1_paternal_pri, whole genome shotgun sequence DNA encodes these proteins:
- the LOC122475979 gene encoding olfactory receptor 10K1-like: MERGNGTLVTEFVFLGFSSLAGLQRLLFVAFLPLYLFTLGTNAIIISTIVLDRALHTPMYFFLAVLSCSETCYTFVIVPKMLVDLLAQKKTISFLGCAIQMFTFLFLGCSHSFLLAAMGYDRYVAICNPLRYTELMGHGVCVGLVAAACACGFTIAQIITSMVFHLPFRASNQLRHYFCDIAPVLAVASHHSRLSQLVIFMIGVFVLVVPLLLILISYIRIISAILKIPSSTGRYKAFSTCASHLIVVTVHYGCASFIYLRPKSSYSSSQDTLISVSYTILTPLFNPMIYSLRNQEFKSALRRVMGHTSYPIN, from the coding sequence ATGGAGCGGGGCAACGGGACCCTGGTGACAGAGTTCGTCTTCCTCGGCTTCTCCTCTCTGGCCGGGCTGCAGCGGCTGCTCTTTGTTGCCTTCCTGCCCCTCTACCTGTTCACTCTGGGCACCAATGCCATCATCATTTCCACCATCGTGCTAGACAGAGCCCttcacacccccatgtacttcttcctcgcGGTCCTCTCTTGCTCTGAGACCTGCTACACCTTCGTCATCGTACCCAAGATGCTGGTTGACCTCCTGGCCCAGAAGAAGACCATCTCCTTCCTGGGCTGTGCCATCCAGATGTTCACCTTCCTCTTCCTCGGCTGCTCTCACTCCTTCCTGCTGGCGGCCATGGGGTATGATCGCTACGTGGCCATCTGTAACCCTCTGCGCTACACGGAGCTCATGGGACACGGGGTGTGTGTGGGACTCGTGGCTGCTGCCTGTGCCTGTGGCTTTACTATTGCACAGATTATCACGTCCATGGTATTCCACCTGCCCTTCCGCGCCTCCAACCAGCTCCGTCACTACTTTTGTGACATCGCCCCTGTCCTCGCGGTGGCATCGCACCACTCACGCCTCAGCCAGTTGGTCATATTCATGATTGGTGTGTTTGTCTTGGTCGTTCCCCTGCTACTTATCCTGATCTCCTACATTCGTATCATTTCTGCCATTCTGAAGATCCCATCCTCCACCGGCAGGTACAAGGCTTTCTCCACCTGTGCCTCTCATCTCATCGTGGTAACTGTTCATTATGGTTGTGCCTCTTTCATCTACTTAAGGCCCAAGTCCAGCTACTCCTCAAGTCAAGACACCCTCATATCTGTGTCCTACACCATCCTGACTCCGCTGTTCAATCCAATGATTTACAGTCTGAGAAATCAGGAGTTCAAGTCAGCCCTTCGAAGGGTAATGGGCCATACTTCATATCCTATTAACTAA
- the LOC122476543 gene encoding LOW QUALITY PROTEIN: olfactory receptor 10R2 (The sequence of the model RefSeq protein was modified relative to this genomic sequence to represent the inferred CDS: deleted 1 base in 1 codon) translates to MANSSRVTEFLLLGSSSLGEFQPVLFVLFLGLYLIIPSGNRTLLSVIWLDRSLHTPMSFFLCVLSTAEVFYIIVTLPRMLINLLSVLRTLSFVGCATRMFFFLGFAVTNCLLLGVMGYDCYAAICQPSRYLVLVNWRVCVQREAICIVSGFLVSLVGTTLVFSLPLCGSNKVNYYFCDISPVIQLACAETYTNELVFFICGALVLVVPLLFFRTSYSFVVHTILKIPWADGKRKALPTCASHLTVVIVHHGCASSVYLRPSAKYSSGKDRPVTATYTIITPLLNPMVYSLRNRGLQLAIWEMITKTGFSLKTL, encoded by the exons ATGGCCAATTCCTCCCGGGTCACTGAATTCCTGCTGCTGGGTTCCTCCAGCCTCGGCGAATTTCAGCCTGTCCTGTTTGTCCTCTTTCTCGGCCTCTATTTGATCATCCCGAGTGGGAACCGCACCCTCTTGTCCGTCATCTGGCTGGACCGCagcctccacacccccatgtcc tttttcctctgtgtcCTTTCAACTGCGGAGGTCTTCTACATCATTGTTACCCTGCCCAGGATGCTTATCAACCTGCTCTCTGTCCTCAGGACACTCTCCTTCGTGGGCTGTGCCACCCGGATGTTCTTCTTCCTTGGCTTTGCCGTCACCAACTGCCTGCTTCTGGGAGTTATGGGTTATGACTGCTATGCTGCCATCTGCCAGCCTTCGCGCTACCTGGTTCTTGTGAACTGGAGGGTATGTGTCCAGCGGGAAGCAATCTGTATTGTTAGTGGCTTCCTAGTATCTCTGGTGGGAACAACTTTGGTCTTCAGCCTCCCTCTCTGTGGCTCCAACAAGGTCAACTACTACTTTTGCGACATCTCACCAGTCATCCAACTTGCCTGTGCTGAAACGTACACCAATGAGCTGGTCTTCTTCATCTGTGGCGCCTTGGTGCTAGTTGTACCCTTGCTCTTCTTCCGCACCTCTTACAGCTTCGTTGTCCACACCATCCTGAAGATCCCATGGGCTGACGGCAAGCGGAAAGCCCTCCCCACCTGTGCCTCCCACCTCACTGTGGTCATCGTCCACCATGGCTGTGCCTCCTCTGTCTACCTGCGGCCCTCAGCCAAATACTCATCAGGCAAAGACAGACCAGTGACAGCAACCTACACCATCATCACCCCACTGTTGAACCCTATGGTGTACAGCCTTAGGAACAGAGGTTTGCAGCTGGCCATTTGGGAAATGATCACAAAGACGGGGTTTTCTCTTAAGACTTTATAA
- the LOC122476226 gene encoding olfactory receptor 10T2-like isoform X2 has protein sequence MKRQNQSMTTEFILVGFSNQGNLQILLFFVFLLVYLTTLMANATIMIVIRLDRTLHTPVYFFLFVLSCSETCYTLVIVPKMLTNLLSASQTISFSGCAAQLYFFVGFACTNCFLIAVMGYDRYVAICNPLNYALVVGRATCVQLVLASGFCGFLISAVVNALVFSVPFCASHRINHFFCDISPVIKLGCTDTNLKEMVIFFLSILVLLVPSVLIFISYVLIVSTILKMASAEGRKKTFATCASHLTVVVVHYGCASFIYLRPTSLYSSDKDRLVAVTYTVITPLLNPLVYALRNKEVKTSLSKVLSRYSFPKTV, from the coding sequence ATGAAGAGACAGAACCAGAGCATGACCACTGAGTTCATCCTCGTAGGCTTCTCAAATCAGGGGAATCTGCAGATCCTTCTCTTCTTCGTCTTCCTCCTGGTTTACCTGACCACTCTGATGGCCAATGCCACCATCATGATCGTCATTCGTCTGGACAGGACTCTGCACACCCCAGtgtacttctttctctttgtcctctcCTGCTCTGAAACCTGCTACACCTTGGTCATTGTACCAAAAATGCTGACCAACCTGCTTTCCGCAAGCCAGACTATTTCTTTCTCTGGATGTGCTGCTCAGCTCTACTTCTTCGTGGGCTTTGCCTGTACCAACTGTTTTCTAATTGCTGTCATGGGCTATGATCGCTACGTTGCCATCTGCAACCCTCTCAACTACGCACTGGTTGTCGGCCGAGCCACCTGCGTTCAGCTGGTCCTCGCCTCTGGCTTCTGTGGCTTCCTCATCTCTGCGGTGGTCAATGCCTTGGTGTTTAGCGTGCCTTTCTGTGCCTCCCATCGGATCAACCACTTTTTCTGTGACATTTCCCCGGTCATAAAACTAGGCTGCACGGACACCAACCTAAAGGAGATGGTCATCTTCTTCCTCAGTATTCTGGTGTTGCTGGTTCCCTCTGTGCTGATCTTCATCTCCTACGTCCTGATCGTCTCCACCATCCTCAAGATGGCCTCGGCTGAGGGCCGGAAGAAGACCTTTGCCACCTGCGCCTCCCACCTCACGGTGGTCGTCGTCCACTACGGCTGCGCCTCCTTTATCTACCTGAGGCCCACGTCCCTGTACTCCTCAGATAAGGACCGGCTCGTGGCAGTGACCTACACTGTGATCACCCCACTGCTCAATCCTCTTGTGTACGCACTGAGAAATAAGGAAGTAAAGACGTCTCTGAGTAAAGTTCTCAGCAGGTACTCATTTCCCAAAACTGTATGA
- the LOC122476226 gene encoding olfactory receptor 10T2-like isoform X1, with amino-acid sequence MLDLLVFSYFNVFYFFLKVLIQNQSMTTEFILVGFSNQGNLQILLFFVFLLVYLTTLMANATIMIVIRLDRTLHTPVYFFLFVLSCSETCYTLVIVPKMLTNLLSASQTISFSGCAAQLYFFVGFACTNCFLIAVMGYDRYVAICNPLNYALVVGRATCVQLVLASGFCGFLISAVVNALVFSVPFCASHRINHFFCDISPVIKLGCTDTNLKEMVIFFLSILVLLVPSVLIFISYVLIVSTILKMASAEGRKKTFATCASHLTVVVVHYGCASFIYLRPTSLYSSDKDRLVAVTYTVITPLLNPLVYALRNKEVKTSLSKVLSRYSFPKTV; translated from the exons ATGCTTGACCTCCTCGTCTTTTCTTACTTT aatgtattttatttttttctcaaggttTTAAT ACAGAACCAGAGCATGACCACTGAGTTCATCCTCGTAGGCTTCTCAAATCAGGGGAATCTGCAGATCCTTCTCTTCTTCGTCTTCCTCCTGGTTTACCTGACCACTCTGATGGCCAATGCCACCATCATGATCGTCATTCGTCTGGACAGGACTCTGCACACCCCAGtgtacttctttctctttgtcctctcCTGCTCTGAAACCTGCTACACCTTGGTCATTGTACCAAAAATGCTGACCAACCTGCTTTCCGCAAGCCAGACTATTTCTTTCTCTGGATGTGCTGCTCAGCTCTACTTCTTCGTGGGCTTTGCCTGTACCAACTGTTTTCTAATTGCTGTCATGGGCTATGATCGCTACGTTGCCATCTGCAACCCTCTCAACTACGCACTGGTTGTCGGCCGAGCCACCTGCGTTCAGCTGGTCCTCGCCTCTGGCTTCTGTGGCTTCCTCATCTCTGCGGTGGTCAATGCCTTGGTGTTTAGCGTGCCTTTCTGTGCCTCCCATCGGATCAACCACTTTTTCTGTGACATTTCCCCGGTCATAAAACTAGGCTGCACGGACACCAACCTAAAGGAGATGGTCATCTTCTTCCTCAGTATTCTGGTGTTGCTGGTTCCCTCTGTGCTGATCTTCATCTCCTACGTCCTGATCGTCTCCACCATCCTCAAGATGGCCTCGGCTGAGGGCCGGAAGAAGACCTTTGCCACCTGCGCCTCCCACCTCACGGTGGTCGTCGTCCACTACGGCTGCGCCTCCTTTATCTACCTGAGGCCCACGTCCCTGTACTCCTCAGATAAGGACCGGCTCGTGGCAGTGACCTACACTGTGATCACCCCACTGCTCAATCCTCTTGTGTACGCACTGAGAAATAAGGAAGTAAAGACGTCTCTGAGTAAAGTTCTCAGCAGGTACTCATTTCCCAAAACTGTATGA